One Pseudomonadota bacterium genomic window, GGAAGCCACCCTCGCCGCCGAACGGCGTCTCCGAACACTCGATTTCCGCGAAAGCGAATCCGAACTCCGCGGAGTCGAACCAGTCGGCAAGTCAGCGCGGCGGGCTTATGCGCAACAGGCTCCTAGGAACGCCGCTCACGGCCGAATGCAGCTCTATCGCAAAGTCCAAGCGGTCGAGAGGGTGTTTCGGGCGCTCAGTCGCGACGTGGCGGCGTTCCAGAAGGCCGCCGGGGTCTCGTGCATCCGCGGCTGCGGCGCCTGCTGCACGCCAGACCGGATCGAGGCGTCGACGCTCGAGCTCCTCCCGCTCGCGTACCACCTGCACCGGCAGAACTGCGCGGTGGAGCTCCTCGAGTCCCTGTCCTCGCGGGATGCGGGGAAAACCTGTGTCTTCCTCGATCCGGCCGAGGACGCCGCCGCTCCCGGAAGATGCACGGTCTACGCCGACCGCGGCCTCATCTGCCGGCTCTTCGGGTTCTCCGGGATCGTGGATCGCAACGGAAGGACCCATTACGCCGCCTGCCGCGTCATCAAGGAGCACGACAAGGATCGCTTTCTCGCCGTCGAGGACGCCGTGGGGGAAGGTCTGATCTCTATCCCCGTGGGGCCCGACTACCGCATGGTGTTGAACGCCGTGGACCCGAGCCTCATGGCCTACCATCCCATCAACGTCGCCATCAGGAAGGCCGTCGAGGCGGTGCTCGGCTACTACTCCTACAGGCGGGGGCGTTGAGATCTTCGCGGTCCGCGCTGGACGGGTGCTACCCGGCGCAGGCCGGGCCGTTCGACGTGCCGATGAGATCCGCGCCCGCGGCAACCATCGCCTCGGCCGCTTTGCTATCCCGAATGCCGCCGGACGCCTTGATGCCGAGCCTGTCGCCGAGCACGGCGCGCAGGATGCGGATGTCCTCGACGTTCGCGCCGCGCGGCCCGTACCCGGTCGAGGTCTTCGCGAACGCCGCGCCGCCGATCTCGACGACCGCCGCGCCGGCCGCGATCTGCTCCGGCGTGAGCAGCCCGGTCTCCAGGATCACCTTGACCGGTCGCCCGCGCGCCGCCTTGACCACGCGCCGCACCCCGCGCGCCGCCACGACGAGGCGGCCGGATCGCAGCGCGCGGAGATCGACGACCATGTCGACCTCGTCCGCGCCCGCCTCCACCGCGCGCCGGCACTCGTCCTCGGCCGCGCCGCCGCCCGCGAGCGGGAAGTCGAGGACCGTCACGACGAGCACCGCGGTGCCGTCGAGGCGCCGTCGGCACGCGGCGACGTCCCGCGGCAGGCAGCACACGGCGCGGAGCTCGTGCCGCTCCGCCTCCCGGCACACGCGGCGGACGTCCTCCTCCGTCGCGGAGCTCGCGAGGAGCGTGTGCTCGATGCGTCCCGCCATGGATGAAGGTTCCGCGGGCCGTCCGGGCGACGACCTCGGCGCGCCCAGCCCGGCGAGCGCGGCGACGGCCTCGGCGTGCGCAGCGGTGATCTTTTTCGACGCGATCGGTGTATCCTTTGCGCTCATGTGCGGACCATATCACGTCCCGTGGCCCGGAGGCGAAGATGGAGTCGAGTGAAAAGCGCAAGCCGCGCCCCACGGCCGAGATGACGTTGCAGCTCGATCGCGAATCGGCGGCCGAGATCGCGCGCCCCTGCTCCGAGCGCCGGGCGGCGTTCGTCGTCATCGGCGGGCTGGACGTCGGCGACACGATCCTCCTCGCCGACAACCGGGCGACCGTGATCGGCAGGGACACCGAGTGCGACGGCGTCATCCGCGACGACGGCATCTCGCGGCGCCACGCGCGCGTCGGCAGGGAGCCGTCCGGCGCGTTCGTCATCGAGGACCTCGGAAGCACGAACGGCGTGTTCGTCGACGGGGCGCGGGTCGATCGGCACAGGCTCGCCGAGGGCGACAAGGTGCTGCTCGGCAAGCGCACGATCCTCAAGTTCGTGATGCAGGACAAGCTCGACCTCGTGTTCCAGCTCAAGATGTACGAGTCCGCGGTGCGCGACGCGCTCACCGGCGCGTTCAACAGGAGGCACTTCGACGAGCGGCTCGCGGCGGAGCTGTCGTTCGCCAAGCGCCACGGCGTGTCCGTGACGCTCGCCGTCATCGATCTCGACCACTTCAAGAAGGTGAACGACTCGTGGGGCCACCAGGCCGGCGACCAGGTGCTGCAGTCCGTCGCGCGGACGATCATGGAGATGCTGCGCCACGAGGACGTCTTCGCGCGGTACGGCGGCGAGGAGTTCACGGTCTTCGCGCGCGGCATCACGGCGGTGGGCGGCCTCGCGCTCGGCGAGCGGCTGCGGGCGGAGGTCGAGGGCCTTGTGATCCGCGCCCAGGGGGACGCGCGGATCCCGGTGACGATCAGCGTCGGGGTCTGCACCGCGCCGGGCGGGTGCGACGTGGCCGCGGCCGATCTCGTCCGGCAGGCGGACGTGAACCTGTACGCGGCCAAGGCGGCGGGCCGGAACCGCGTGGTGGCGACCGAGCTGCGGATCGGTTAGAGTCGCCGCATGACCGAAGCCCATGTGGAGACCGGGTCCCTCCTCGGGAAGGACAGCGAGTTCAACGGGAAGCTCACCTTCCTCGGCACCGTGCGGATCGAGGGGCGTTTCGACGGCGAGGTGCTCGCCGAGGGGACGCTCGTCGTCGCGGCCGGCGGCTGCGTGCGCGGGCGCATCGAGGTTGGCACCCTCATCGTCACCGGCGGCCTGGTCGAGGCCCAGGTCGTGGCGCACCACGCGGTCGAGCTGGCGCCGCCGGGCCAGCTCGTCGGTGACGTCGTCACGCCCGCGTTCCACATCGAGCGCGGCGCCGTCTTCCGAGGCCGCTCCCTCATGCCCGAAGCCCCGGACGCGGCGAAGCCCTGACCAGCCGCGATGTCGGCGAACGTCCCGGGATTGCCCGAGCTCGCCGCCGCCGTGCGCGCGGCCGCACGCGACCCGATCCTCGTGGTCACCGGCGCCGGGGTGAGCCTCGCGAGCGGCGTCCCCACCTTCCGCGGGAACGATCCTGGCGCCGTCTGGAAACGCGACGTGACCGAGCTCGGGACGCACCGGTTCTGGGTCGAGGACCCGGCCGGATCGTGGGCCTGGTACCTCTCGCGGTTCGACCGGCTGCGCGACGCGCGGCCGAACCCGGGCCACCTCGCGCTCGCGGCGCTCGAGCGGTGGCAGGTCGCGCAGGGCGGCGGCTTCCTGCTCGTGACCCAGAACATCGACACGCTGCACGAGCGGGCCGGCTCCGAGCGGCTCATCAAGGTCCACGGCACGAGCGACAGGTACCGCTGTGATCGCGAGGGGTGCGCGTGCGGCCCGCCGACGGGCAGCGTCCCTGCGGCCGAAGTCGATCTCGAGCCGTTCCGCGCGGCGCCGACTCTCGAGAACGTTCCGCGCTGCCCGGCCTGCGGCGGCCCGTTGCGCCTGCACGTCCTGTGGTTCGACGAGTACTACACGCAGCACGCGGACTACAGGTTCGAGGAGGTCGTGCGCGCGGCCCGGTGCGAGGCCCGGCTCGTGATCTTCGTCGGGACGTCGTTCTCGGTGGGCGTCACGGCGCTCGTGCTCGAGGGCGCGCTCGCTCGGGACGTGCCGGTGTTCAACGTCGATCCGAACCCCTGCCTGGACGACGATTCGATCCGCAACGTCGTGGCACCGTCCGAGGTCGCGCTCGTGGCGATGTGCGATGATCTGAGCTCCCCGTCAACCTCGTAGATCACCACGCCGTCCCGGCTATTCGGGCGAGGACTCGGCGGGCTCACCAGGCTGGGCATCGAGAGCGATCTGCGCCCACCCCATCTGTCCGAAGTTGAACCGCAGGACGCCGGCCTTCACCTCGGCCATCACGTCGGCGTTGACGAAGACGCGGATGCCGTCGGCGTCGAACACCTCGTGACCTTCCTCGCTTTCCGGCGTGCCGAGCGACCCGACCGGGCCGTACACGGCGCGTCATCACCCCATCATGAACGCGTTCCGGGCGATGACGAGGTTCTCGCCCTTCCCGGCGATGAACTCCCTCGTGCCCGGCGTCATGAACACGGCCTTCCTCATCGGGCCTCCTTCTTCTTCCGCGTCTGCAGGACGTCGCTGATCTGCTTCACGGTGACCTCACCCTGCAACATCTTGATGAGCGCGCCGCCCGAGTCGAGGAAGTAGATCCCCGGCGGGACGACGAGAGAGGCCATGTCGTCGTAGCGGTCCGCGGTCTTCTCGTCCGCATCCTTGTCGAGATGGACGCGCTCTACCGGGATCTGCGAGCCCCCGATGATGCTCTGGAGCGCCTTCCACGAGTTTTCGATGCGCGTCATCGTGCACGCACACGCGAACAGCTGGTCGACGAACACGATCTTCGCCACGGCCGTGTCGGCGGGCGCCCTCGGGATCAGCGCGTTCAACGCCACCTCCCCAGGCGACGATTCCTCGCCGCACGATGCCGCAAAGAACGACACCAAAAGAACGGCGGCCACGGCGAGGATACGAGTCGAGCCGCCTGTGCGCCTGCATTTCCGTGTCATTCCGTCCTCCCTTTCACTTCGCCGCTAGCGCCTTGACCACTTCGTCTTCGAGCGTCTTCTCGTCCCCTGACACCCACCCCTCGTGCTCCCACGCGATCCGGCCGTCGCGCCCGAAGAGCACGGTGAACGGCGCGGTCCGCCTCGGGTTGAGCAGCTGGACCGCCTGCGACTCGGTGTCGAGCAGCACCGGGAACGTGAGCTCCCGCTGCCGCGCGAACAGGCGGACCTGTCCTTGCGTCTCGGGCTCGTCCATCGAGACGGCGAGCACGACGAATCCCTGTGCGCCGTATTTGTCGTACAGCTCCTGGTGTTGCACGGTCTTGCGCTTGCATGGCTCGCACCACGTAGCCCAGAACGCGACGAGCACGACGTCACGGCCGACGTAGTCGGACAGCGAGTACGGCTTGCCGTCGATCCCGTCCAGCGTGAAGTCGCCGACCGACGCCGCCGGACGAGCCGCGCCGCTGCCCGCGGACGACGTAGGGGCGCCGCACCCTCCGATGATCAACGCCGCGACGAACGCGCAGGTCGAAAGACGCATCATCTGTACTCCTCCTGATCGGCGCTGCCGTCTCCCAAGGATTGCACGAAGGCGACGAGCTCATCGACGTTGTTCTGCGTGTAGACGCCCGCCCCGCCCGCCACGACCTCCATGTCCGAGAGGCGGACGACGAACACCCACGGCACGCCCTCGAACTCGTCGGCGGACAGGTGCTCCTCGGCGTCGTTGGTGACCATCCACGCGAGCGGCCACCCGTCCTGATCCACGAGCACCTCCTCGGCGTGATCGAGGGACGTCTCGGACACGAAGTCGTCGCGCACCGCGCCGACCATGAACGCGGCGCCGGAGAGCTCCGCCTCGTGCTCGGCCAAGGCACCGACGAGCTCCTGGCATCCGGCGCAGTTGGCGCCGACGAGCGCGATCACCATCGCCGCGGCGGAGGTGACGCCGTGCTTGGCCTCCAGGTACAGCTCACCCGCGTTGAAGTACGTGTCCTCGTGGTTCACGCGCGCCGACTCCCACACCAGGCACGGGAACGTCGCGCCGACCTCGATGTCGTACGCCGCCCCCGCGTCCGCCGACGCCCCGGGGTACCAGTCGCCGCACTCCGCCGCGGCGCCGTCGTCCGGGAACACCGGATCTCCCTGACCGCACGCGGCCGCGAGCACGCCGACCACCAGTCCCGCCATCGTCGCCGAGCTTCTCTTCATCACGCGCTCCTCGCCCGCTAGAAGCGGTACGTCGCCTCCAACCGCACCCCAACCGAATCCGGATACTCGCGGCACACGCCGCCCGTGCACTTGACGCCGCCGCGCTGCGAGCCCCCGTAGAGACGGAGCACCAGGGTGCCCCCGGGGATCTTCGCCTGCCCGCTGACGACGCCCATGAGGTAGTGCTGCCGCGGCAACGGCAACTCCCACCCGCTGATCGACGCCCGCTCCCCGGGCGACTGATCGCTGTACTCGTACATCGCCCCGACCGAGAAGCGGCTCGCCCAGTCGTAGCGCAGGCTCGCGGTCGCCACCCAGTACGGGCGCGGGCCCTCGGTGACGTAGAGCTCGTGCCGCCGCAGCTCGCCGGCCGCGTCTATGCCGTGCGGGCCGGACAGGGGCACGAGCGTCTCGACTCCGACATGCCAGAGGCTCCCCGTGTCGTCGCGCCGCCCGGTGTCCAACTCCTCCCGGTAGCCACCGTTCGCGGAGATCCAGAGCTTCGTGCCCGGGAAACCCTGGCGGAGCTCGATCCTCGGGTGCGCGACGAACACGTCGGCGTGGTCGCTCCAGTCCCCCTGCCGCGTCCACGCGCCCAGGTAGCCGAGCGCCGCGGCGCTCGCCGTGATCTGCGTGTCGCTGCGCGCGATCAACGTGTCGGCCGTGAGCCGCCCGCCCGCCTCGTTGCCGAGGGAGCGGTTCGGCAGCCAGCGCGGCTCGAACGTCACGAGCTGGGAGTACGCCATGGGCCTGGCCAGCGTGTACTCGTTCACCGGTCCGAGCGGCGGCCCCTCCATGACCCACCTGCGGTAGTAGAACCCTTCCCCCTTGAGCCCGACGGCCTTGAAGGCGTACGAGAGCTCGCCGAAGAGCGCCTGCCCGGGCTCCGAGACGCGGTCCGACTCCCAGTCCGGGGCCTCGTATCGCTGCCGCGTCCTCTCGTGCCGCTGCGCGTCGATCTCGACGTAAGCGTAGAACGCGCCCGAGCTGAGCTCCGCGAACCCGCCGCCGCTCTCCACCGCGACCCCCGGCGCCTGGTCGACGTACAGGCGCTCCGGTGCGATGTCGGCCTCGTCGGTGAACCTCGGGCGCATCACGACGCCGTGCAGGCCGACCATCAGCGGCTCGGCCGCGCGCAGCTCGACACGCGCACCTGCGATGCGGTCCAGCGGGTCGTCGGGGCGCACGGCGTGCGTGATCACGTCCACATTGACCGAGTTGACGACGCCGCCCACGAGCGTGAGCTTCAGCCGGTCGCCGGGCGCGTACTCCACCCGCCCGCCGCGCAGCGCGTTGTCCACGCCGAGGTCGTCGAGCTTCACGAGCGACAGGATCATGCCGCGGCCGAAGCTCACGTAGAAGTCGCCCGCCGTGAGCCTGAGTTCGCCGAGCTTCGCCGTGCCGTAGATGCGCTCCAGGCGGAAGTCGTCCTCGTAGTTCAGCAGCGTGTAGCCGCTCGCGCCCTCGCCCCACACGAACCTTTCCGGATCGACCGGCGCCGGCGGGCGTGCGAACAGCGCCGCGTCGAATCGGAGCCCGGTCTCGACGCCCGGAGCGACGAGCCCGAGGTCGAACACGTCGCGGAACGCCCAGAACTCGTCGTCGTCCCCGTAAACCGCCTCGTTCGCCGGCCCGTTGTCGCCCACGTAGTCGATGACGAGCGTCTCGGTGCCGTGGACGGTCGTGGACGACTGCGCCTCGGCCACCCCGGCGAGCGCCAGGATCGCGAGCGCCGCAAGGAGGCTCGCCATTCCAGGCCGATGGGGTGCGGCTGCGATCACGCGCGCTCTCTGTACCGAGCCGGAAGCCGGCGGTTCGTGCGGCGCTTCATTCCTGTTCGCCCTGCGCGGTCAGCTCCGCAGGGTGCTCGCACTCCATCTCCTCACGGCTCATCCGGCCGTGCATCCACAGGAGGTTCCCCGGGAACCGCCCGGAGCGCAGGTGGCTGTTGTACATGTGCCAGATCACAATCGCCGCGAAGGCGAGCAGCGCCTCGTGGGCGTGCGCCTCCTTGAACGCGTCGAGCATCTCCGGCGTGATGCCCGGAAAGACCGCGCGGACGATCCCGTTGAACCACATGACGAGGCCCGTCCCGATCATGATCAGGCACCCCCAGAACACCGCCCAGTAGTCGAACTTCTCGAAGTAGGTGAAGCGGCCGAACCTCGGCGGCGCATCGGAGCGACCAAAGAAGTACCGGAGGTTCTGGCCCAGGTGCCTGAAGTCCTCGGCGACCGGCAGCATCAGCCGGAAGTCCCGGCGTCCCTCGGCGTGGATGAGCGAGTACAGGATGTGGTATCCCGCGGCGGCGATCAGCAGCGCGCCGGCCAGCCGGTGCAAGACCCGCCAGAAGTCCAGCCCGCCGAGCGCGCCGGTGAGGACCGCCGCCCAATGCGCGCCCGGGTACCGCGTCCCGAACAGGAACAGGCCGGACAGGAAGAGCGCCGCGACCGAGAGGAGGAGCAGCAGGTGCTGGGCGCGGAAGTGGTTGTTGAAGCGCTCGACCCACACCGTCGGGGCGCGCTTCGCCCCCGACCTCCGGGTGCGGAACCGCGCCGCGGCGTCCAGGAGGATGTGCCCGACGAGCAGCGCCATCACGACGATGGTGAGCCACTTGAAGAAGGCCGCGACCGAGCCGGCGAGCCCCGTGTACCGCGGGGGCGATCCGTCGTACCCCAGGATGCGCGCCTGCGGGATCCAGACGGGCTTCCCGTCCGGCCCGAACGGCGTGTCGAGCACCGCGCCGAAGAAGAACGGGCTTCCCGCCGAGTGGCAGTCCCCGCAACCCCCGGAGCCGAGCGCGGCCTTCGCGGGCGCGACGTCGTGCGAGAACTTGTACACCGAGGCGTACGCCGTCGCCTCCCACTCCTCGCGCGGCAGCTCCCGCGACTCGGTGGCCGAGTAGTACGCCTTGCTGTTCGCGACCCACACCAGCCGCCGCCCTTCGAGCGGGAAGCCGGTGGCGGCGAGGTGCCCCCGGCTCGCTGCGAGCAGCGCGTTGATCTCCGCAGGCCGGTTCACCTCGA contains:
- a CDS encoding DUF6029 family protein, with the translated sequence MASLLAALAILALAGVAEAQSSTTVHGTETLVIDYVGDNGPANEAVYGDDDEFWAFRDVFDLGLVAPGVETGLRFDAALFARPPAPVDPERFVWGEGASGYTLLNYEDDFRLERIYGTAKLGELRLTAGDFYVSFGRGMILSLVKLDDLGVDNALRGGRVEYAPGDRLKLTLVGGVVNSVNVDVITHAVRPDDPLDRIAGARVELRAAEPLMVGLHGVVMRPRFTDEADIAPERLYVDQAPGVAVESGGGFAELSSGAFYAYVEIDAQRHERTRQRYEAPDWESDRVSEPGQALFGELSYAFKAVGLKGEGFYYRRWVMEGPPLGPVNEYTLARPMAYSQLVTFEPRWLPNRSLGNEAGGRLTADTLIARSDTQITASAAALGYLGAWTRQGDWSDHADVFVAHPRIELRQGFPGTKLWISANGGYREELDTGRRDDTGSLWHVGVETLVPLSGPHGIDAAGELRRHELYVTEGPRPYWVATASLRYDWASRFSVGAMYEYSDQSPGERASISGWELPLPRQHYLMGVVSGQAKIPGGTLVLRLYGGSQRGGVKCTGGVCREYPDSVGVRLEATYRF
- a CDS encoding polymer-forming cytoskeletal protein, whose protein sequence is MTEAHVETGSLLGKDSEFNGKLTFLGTVRIEGRFDGEVLAEGTLVVAAGGCVRGRIEVGTLIVTGGLVEAQVVAHHAVELAPPGQLVGDVVTPAFHIERGAVFRGRSLMPEAPDAAKP
- a CDS encoding GGDEF domain-containing protein; the encoded protein is MESSEKRKPRPTAEMTLQLDRESAAEIARPCSERRAAFVVIGGLDVGDTILLADNRATVIGRDTECDGVIRDDGISRRHARVGREPSGAFVIEDLGSTNGVFVDGARVDRHRLAEGDKVLLGKRTILKFVMQDKLDLVFQLKMYESAVRDALTGAFNRRHFDERLAAELSFAKRHGVSVTLAVIDLDHFKKVNDSWGHQAGDQVLQSVARTIMEMLRHEDVFARYGGEEFTVFARGITAVGGLALGERLRAEVEGLVIRAQGDARIPVTISVGVCTAPGGCDVAAADLVRQADVNLYAAKAAGRNRVVATELRIG
- a CDS encoding YkgJ family cysteine cluster protein: MQLYRKVQAVERVFRALSRDVAAFQKAAGVSCIRGCGACCTPDRIEASTLELLPLAYHLHRQNCAVELLESLSSRDAGKTCVFLDPAEDAAAPGRCTVYADRGLICRLFGFSGIVDRNGRTHYAACRVIKEHDKDRFLAVEDAVGEGLISIPVGPDYRMVLNAVDPSLMAYHPINVAIRKAVEAVLGYYSYRRGR
- a CDS encoding TlpA family protein disulfide reductase, translating into MMRLSTCAFVAALIIGGCGAPTSSAGSGAARPAASVGDFTLDGIDGKPYSLSDYVGRDVVLVAFWATWCEPCKRKTVQHQELYDKYGAQGFVVLAVSMDEPETQGQVRLFARQRELTFPVLLDTESQAVQLLNPRRTAPFTVLFGRDGRIAWEHEGWVSGDEKTLEDEVVKALAAK
- the deoC gene encoding deoxyribose-phosphate aldolase encodes the protein MSAKDTPIASKKITAAHAEAVAALAGLGAPRSSPGRPAEPSSMAGRIEHTLLASSATEEDVRRVCREAERHELRAVCCLPRDVAACRRRLDGTAVLVVTVLDFPLAGGGAAEDECRRAVEAGADEVDMVVDLRALRSGRLVVAARGVRRVVKAARGRPVKVILETGLLTPEQIAAGAAVVEIGGAAFAKTSTGYGPRGANVEDIRILRAVLGDRLGIKASGGIRDSKAAEAMVAAGADLIGTSNGPACAG
- a CDS encoding RNA polymerase subunit sigma; its protein translation is MSANVPGLPELAAAVRAAARDPILVVTGAGVSLASGVPTFRGNDPGAVWKRDVTELGTHRFWVEDPAGSWAWYLSRFDRLRDARPNPGHLALAALERWQVAQGGGFLLVTQNIDTLHERAGSERLIKVHGTSDRYRCDREGCACGPPTGSVPAAEVDLEPFRAAPTLENVPRCPACGGPLRLHVLWFDEYYTQHADYRFEEVVRAARCEARLVIFVGTSFSVGVTALVLEGALARDVPVFNVDPNPCLDDDSIRNVVAPSEVALVAMCDDLSSPSTS